A single region of the Plantactinospora soyae genome encodes:
- a CDS encoding DUF4097 family beta strand repeat-containing protein: MTNNSQAQENIMRTFDTPSPIFAVLNIPAGRVRFIAADRSDTTVRVLPVDAAKGRDVKAAARTTVAYGDGVLRIETPGGKNQLLGSSGSIEVTIGLPAGSGVEAKTACCEVSGVGRLGDVAFEGAYREIRFDEAASVRLTAIDGDVEVGRLGGSAEISTTRGDIRIAEAVRGTVVLRTESGDISVTAAAGASAALDAGTGYGRVNNALKNDGTAELDIRATTSHGDITARSL; encoded by the coding sequence ATGACGAACAACAGCCAGGCACAGGAGAACATCATGCGGACGTTCGACACCCCCAGCCCGATCTTCGCCGTTCTGAACATCCCGGCCGGACGGGTCCGGTTCATCGCCGCCGACCGGTCCGACACGACCGTGCGGGTTCTGCCCGTGGACGCGGCGAAGGGCCGTGATGTGAAGGCGGCGGCGCGGACCACGGTGGCGTACGGCGACGGTGTTCTGCGGATCGAGACCCCGGGTGGTAAGAACCAGCTTCTGGGTTCTTCCGGCTCGATCGAGGTGACCATCGGTCTGCCGGCCGGCTCCGGTGTCGAGGCGAAGACCGCCTGCTGTGAGGTCAGTGGGGTCGGTCGTCTCGGTGATGTCGCGTTCGAGGGCGCGTACCGCGAGATCAGGTTCGACGAGGCCGCGAGTGTCCGGCTGACCGCGATCGACGGCGACGTTGAGGTCGGTCGGCTGGGCGGTTCGGCGGAGATCAGTACCACCCGGGGTGACATCCGGATCGCCGAGGCGGTGCGGGGCACGGTGGTGCTCCGCACCGAGTCCGGCGACATTTCGGTCACCGCCGCTGCGGGTGCCTCGGCCGCGCTGGACGCCGGCACCGGCTACGGACGCGTCAACAACGCCCTGAAGAACGATGGGACCGCCGAACTCGACATCCGTGCCACCACCTCGCACGGCGACATCACCGCCCGCAGCCTCTAG
- a CDS encoding enoyl-CoA hydratase/isomerase family protein → MASPDSSAPTPAPTPTPVPTPPTPTPVPAPVLVDVDGPIAVLTLNRPAVRNAIDDATRAALGDALAELGQAAEVRVVILTGAGSAFCAGGDIKAMEQRLAVPPGEVAIRGWQRQHGTYALTAGLHRLDQVTIAAVNGPAAGLGMDLALACDFIVADPDASFVASFVLRGLVPDGGSMYHLPRRVGPQRAKELLLSGRRVDATEALEIGLIDLLAEPGAVLAHATEYAARFTERSRAALMLAKSIINRSFESSLDQIASLGSQAQAICYTTDAHRDSVRSFLDRRGLDREGRAAAGGAPEGSTRPPPVPTTE, encoded by the coding sequence ATGGCTAGCCCGGACAGCTCGGCTCCGACTCCGGCTCCGACTCCGACTCCGGTCCCGACTCCGCCGACCCCGACTCCGGTCCCGGCGCCGGTGCTGGTCGACGTCGACGGGCCGATCGCGGTGCTGACCCTCAACCGTCCGGCGGTGCGGAACGCGATCGACGACGCCACCCGGGCGGCCCTCGGTGACGCGCTCGCCGAACTCGGCCAGGCGGCTGAGGTCAGGGTGGTGATCCTGACCGGCGCCGGTTCCGCGTTCTGTGCCGGCGGCGACATCAAGGCGATGGAACAGCGCCTCGCCGTACCGCCGGGCGAGGTGGCGATCCGGGGCTGGCAGCGCCAGCACGGGACGTACGCCCTGACGGCCGGACTGCACCGCCTCGACCAGGTGACCATCGCGGCGGTCAACGGACCCGCCGCCGGACTCGGGATGGACCTCGCCCTGGCCTGCGACTTCATCGTGGCCGATCCCGACGCGTCGTTCGTCGCCAGCTTCGTGCTGCGGGGACTGGTGCCCGACGGCGGCAGCATGTACCACCTGCCGCGCCGGGTCGGCCCGCAGCGCGCCAAGGAGCTGCTGCTGTCCGGTCGCCGGGTGGACGCCACGGAGGCGCTGGAGATCGGGCTGATCGACCTCCTGGCCGAGCCCGGCGCCGTCCTCGCACACGCCACCGAGTACGCCGCCCGGTTCACCGAACGGTCCCGGGCGGCCCTGATGCTGGCCAAGTCGATCATCAACCGCAGCTTCGAATCCTCGCTCGACCAGATCGCCAGCCTCGGCAGCCAGGCCCAGGCGATCTGCTACACGACCGATGCCCACCGCGACTCAGTGCGCTCATTCCTCGACCGGAGAGGGCTCGACCGGGAAGGGAGAGCGGCTGCCGGCGGGGCCCCCGAGGGCTCGACACGTCCACCGCCAGTACCCACCACAGAATGA
- a CDS encoding VOC family protein, whose protein sequence is MPSVKQFQVTFDCADPERVARFWCEVLGYVVPPPPKGFANWEEYNRTLPPERQGASFVCIDPSGVGPRMYFQRVPEGKVVKNRVHLDVRVGTGLVGEERLAALEAECARLVPLGAVRGQLLLADDENESCLGMQDVEGNEFCLD, encoded by the coding sequence ATGCCGTCGGTCAAACAGTTCCAAGTCACCTTCGACTGCGCGGACCCTGAGCGCGTCGCCCGGTTCTGGTGCGAGGTGTTGGGGTACGTCGTACCGCCGCCGCCGAAGGGGTTCGCCAACTGGGAGGAGTACAACCGCACGCTGCCGCCCGAGCGTCAGGGTGCATCGTTCGTCTGCATCGATCCCTCGGGCGTGGGCCCTCGGATGTACTTCCAGCGCGTGCCCGAAGGCAAGGTCGTCAAGAATCGGGTGCATCTCGACGTACGGGTCGGCACCGGGCTCGTGGGTGAAGAGCGCCTGGCCGCGCTGGAGGCCGAATGCGCCCGACTGGTCCCGCTCGGCGCGGTACGCGGGCAACTACTGCTTGCCGATGACGAAAACGAGTCGTGCCTCGGGATGCAGGACGTCGAGGGCAACGAGTTCTGTCTCGACTGA
- a CDS encoding SDR family NAD(P)-dependent oxidoreductase, whose amino-acid sequence MTIDSTDLGRNTMATWFLTGASRGLGAHWAEAILDRGDNLAAAARDAETLKPLTDRYGDRMLALELDVTDRAAVDAAVDTAEQRFDGIDLLVNNAGHMLVGAVEEVSAEQARAQMDVNYFGALWTTRAVLPGMRRRRRGRIMQVSSLGGLVAYPALGIYQASKWALEAMSQALAAEVAAYDIHVTLIEPIMFPTGLAAASPQATPDPAYTHAREALYAGAASSGFVPGDPAATAHAILALADTPNPPLRVLFGTNGLDALRTEYSGRLAGLEEWDYISHLAQGDPVRK is encoded by the coding sequence ATGACGATTGATTCGACCGATCTTGGGAGAAACACCATGGCCACCTGGTTCCTCACCGGCGCGTCCCGCGGGCTCGGCGCCCACTGGGCCGAAGCCATCCTGGACCGCGGCGACAACCTCGCCGCCGCCGCCCGCGACGCCGAAACGCTGAAACCGCTGACCGACCGCTATGGCGACCGGATGCTCGCGCTCGAGCTGGACGTCACCGACCGCGCCGCCGTCGACGCCGCCGTGGACACGGCCGAGCAGCGATTCGACGGTATCGACCTACTGGTCAACAATGCCGGGCACATGCTTGTCGGCGCGGTGGAAGAAGTCAGCGCCGAGCAGGCCCGCGCGCAGATGGACGTCAATTACTTCGGCGCCCTGTGGACCACCCGGGCCGTGCTGCCCGGCATGCGTCGTCGTCGCCGTGGCCGAATCATGCAGGTTTCCTCCCTTGGGGGTCTGGTCGCTTACCCGGCGTTGGGCATTTACCAGGCGTCGAAATGGGCACTCGAAGCGATGAGCCAGGCGCTGGCCGCCGAGGTCGCCGCCTACGACATCCACGTCACCCTCATCGAACCGATCATGTTTCCCACCGGCCTGGCCGCCGCCTCGCCCCAGGCCACCCCGGACCCCGCATACACGCATGCCCGCGAAGCCCTCTATGCCGGCGCGGCCAGCTCCGGATTCGTCCCTGGAGACCCCGCGGCCACGGCCCATGCGATCCTCGCACTCGCCGACACGCCCAATCCGCCCCTGCGAGTACTCTTCGGCACCAACGGACTCGACGCGCTACGAACGGAGTACTCCGGCCGTCTCGCTGGGCTTGAGGAATGGGACTACATCTCACACCTCGCACAAGGCGACCCCGTCCGAAAGTGA
- a CDS encoding ABC transporter substrate-binding protein, translating to MNRRRKGVVVALVATLALASAACGSSGSPGAAATGAPVRGGDLTVLVSEGGFARWPTLDPVAAGVANHEYRNAIFGQLFTQGPNNAVEPVLATGYTFAPDQLSVTIALREGVSFSDGTPFNAAAVKANLDRSLDPKNACRCVQLFAPVTAVETDGDHKVVMKFSEPFPLVIASFLNEAPNWVPSPAALTSMGADAFGQKPVGAGPFKVVSNVANQELVLQRNETYFDKAAPFLDKLTFKTIGSDQTAYAALQSGSADVLEGITTVPLLTQAKQQFNLAPVASVSVWQLQYNTLKAPLNDQRAREALSYATDADTINKVLFGGLNQSAQTPTAPGGLFYQPTIDGFRGFDLAKAKELVQQLGGLEVEIMLGGAQEEMQVAEAIKTMWGAAGITVKAIKQEPLQTRNDNFASNNWTLDFAWVGNYDPALGLSIDRYFGSKGLNSGVKDPALDGALEQARQGKDTAARTAAYQDVFKIINDKAYNKILFTRQTFNVAAKSVQGIDQGVPWVAWEKVSQSS from the coding sequence ATGAATAGGCGAAGGAAAGGCGTCGTCGTCGCGCTGGTCGCCACGTTGGCGCTGGCCTCGGCCGCCTGCGGCTCGTCGGGCTCGCCCGGCGCCGCCGCCACCGGGGCACCCGTCCGGGGTGGCGACCTGACCGTCCTGGTGTCGGAGGGCGGATTCGCCCGCTGGCCGACCCTCGACCCGGTCGCCGCCGGGGTGGCCAACCACGAGTACCGGAACGCCATCTTCGGCCAGCTCTTCACCCAGGGACCGAACAACGCCGTCGAGCCCGTCCTGGCCACCGGCTACACGTTCGCCCCCGACCAGCTCTCGGTGACGATCGCCCTCCGCGAGGGCGTCAGCTTCTCCGACGGTACGCCGTTCAACGCCGCCGCCGTGAAGGCGAACCTCGACCGCTCGCTCGACCCGAAGAACGCCTGCCGCTGCGTGCAACTGTTCGCGCCGGTCACCGCCGTGGAGACGGACGGCGACCACAAGGTCGTAATGAAGTTCTCCGAGCCGTTCCCGCTGGTCATCGCCTCGTTCCTGAACGAGGCGCCGAACTGGGTTCCCTCGCCGGCCGCACTGACGTCGATGGGCGCCGACGCGTTCGGGCAGAAGCCGGTCGGCGCCGGACCGTTCAAGGTGGTCAGCAACGTCGCCAACCAGGAACTCGTGCTCCAGCGGAACGAGACCTACTTCGACAAGGCAGCCCCGTTCCTGGACAAGCTGACGTTCAAGACCATCGGCTCCGACCAGACGGCGTACGCCGCGTTGCAGTCCGGTTCGGCGGACGTGCTGGAGGGCATCACCACCGTTCCGCTGCTGACCCAGGCCAAGCAGCAGTTCAACCTCGCGCCGGTGGCCTCGGTCTCGGTGTGGCAGTTGCAGTACAACACCCTGAAGGCTCCGCTGAACGACCAGCGGGCCCGGGAGGCGCTCTCGTACGCGACCGACGCCGACACGATCAACAAGGTGTTGTTCGGCGGCCTCAACCAGTCGGCCCAGACGCCGACCGCGCCCGGTGGTCTCTTCTACCAGCCCACGATCGACGGCTTCCGGGGCTTCGACCTGGCCAAGGCGAAGGAACTGGTCCAGCAGCTCGGCGGGCTGGAGGTCGAGATCATGCTCGGCGGCGCACAGGAGGAGATGCAGGTCGCCGAGGCGATCAAGACGATGTGGGGAGCGGCCGGGATCACCGTCAAGGCGATCAAGCAGGAGCCGTTGCAGACCCGCAACGACAACTTCGCCTCCAACAACTGGACCCTGGACTTCGCCTGGGTGGGCAACTATGACCCGGCGCTGGGCCTGAGCATCGACCGGTACTTCGGTTCGAAGGGGCTGAACAGCGGGGTGAAGGATCCGGCCCTGGACGGGGCGCTGGAGCAGGCGCGGCAGGGCAAGGACACGGCGGCCCGCACGGCGGCGTACCAGGACGTTTTCAAGATCATTAACGACAAGGCGTACAACAAGATCCTCTTCACCCGGCAGACGTTCAACGTCGCGGCGAAGTCCGTACAGGGGATCGACCAGGGCGTGCCCTGGGTGGCCTGGGAGAAGGTCTCCCAGAGCAGCTGA
- a CDS encoding glycoside hydrolase family 127 protein, whose product MASDQQAVDRRRFLKTVGAVTAGTVITTQLDPTAASAAPVPAGQPAARTAPDSGAAARAATLSHGDFYDQNPRWVVKPFGLDEVELLDGTLFAEKRDRVLDFIAAYPADRVLHNFRVTAGLPTPTGSSPPGGWDDATGNLRGHYSGHFITAFSQAYASTSDSVFADKVDYIVAELAKCQDAMAEGGLYSHPGFLAAYPEEQFVRLESFATYPTIWAPYYTCHKIMRGLLDAYLLVGNEQALDVVTKMGDWVHSRLSVLPRETLNRMWAIYIAGEYGGMNEVMADLHALTGNEKYLTTAKCFDNRQSLFDACVNDQDIITRLHANTHVPQFVGYLRVFDRSGEETYHAAAENFWNMVVPHRMYSHGGTSGTWPASPGLPANTNAELFQPRGNIAGSIGGSGAETCTSYNLLKVARNLFFHDPDPKYMEYYERTLLNHILGSRRDADSGTSPNVTYFVPLSPGNSRGYGNTGTCCGGSGLENHTKYQESIYFRAADNSALYVNLYLASVLTWEANGFVIRQETDYPRSEQSKLTVNGRGRLDIKLRVPGWAKDFQVKINGVVRKGKATPGSYLSIQRNWKPGDTIEVSIPFDVRVEKALDAPEVQSLFNGPILLPALSTATSLRDFSFYRHYNRNGDLSRAVLPGDSNTFTTNDHTLRPLYVGDTQAHHVYFRRHEPSIVFGTEDSGVANARREDGTSFLDAVWSAAPFASHSRFMTKVSQTSTEWVRLGLITKDDRWDILLAAGNAEEELNP is encoded by the coding sequence GTGGCCTCAGACCAGCAGGCAGTTGACCGGCGACGTTTCCTGAAGACCGTCGGTGCCGTCACGGCCGGCACCGTTATCACCACCCAGCTCGACCCGACGGCCGCCTCGGCCGCTCCCGTTCCGGCGGGGCAGCCGGCGGCCCGGACCGCGCCCGATTCCGGTGCGGCGGCGCGCGCCGCGACCCTGTCCCACGGCGACTTCTACGACCAGAACCCGCGCTGGGTGGTGAAGCCGTTCGGGTTGGACGAGGTCGAACTGCTCGACGGGACGCTGTTCGCCGAGAAGCGGGACCGGGTGCTGGACTTCATCGCGGCGTACCCGGCGGACCGGGTGCTGCACAACTTCCGGGTCACCGCCGGCCTGCCCACGCCCACCGGGTCCAGCCCACCGGGCGGCTGGGACGACGCCACCGGCAACCTGCGCGGTCACTACAGCGGACACTTCATCACCGCCTTCAGCCAGGCGTACGCCTCGACGAGCGACTCGGTCTTCGCCGACAAGGTCGACTACATCGTCGCCGAGTTGGCGAAGTGCCAGGATGCGATGGCCGAGGGCGGGCTGTACAGCCATCCCGGATTCCTGGCCGCCTATCCGGAGGAGCAGTTCGTCCGGCTCGAATCGTTCGCGACGTACCCGACCATCTGGGCGCCGTACTACACCTGTCACAAAATCATGCGCGGACTGCTGGACGCGTACCTGCTGGTTGGCAACGAGCAGGCGCTCGACGTCGTGACCAAGATGGGCGACTGGGTGCACAGCCGGCTCTCCGTGCTGCCCCGGGAGACCCTGAACCGGATGTGGGCCATCTACATCGCGGGCGAGTACGGCGGAATGAACGAGGTGATGGCGGACCTGCACGCCCTCACCGGGAACGAGAAGTACCTGACCACGGCGAAGTGCTTCGACAACCGGCAGTCGCTCTTCGACGCCTGCGTGAACGACCAGGACATCATCACCCGGCTGCACGCCAACACCCACGTACCGCAGTTCGTCGGCTACCTGCGGGTCTTCGACCGTAGCGGCGAGGAGACGTACCACGCGGCGGCGGAGAACTTCTGGAACATGGTCGTTCCGCACCGGATGTACAGCCACGGCGGCACCAGCGGTACCTGGCCGGCGAGCCCGGGACTGCCGGCGAACACGAACGCCGAACTGTTCCAGCCGAGGGGGAACATCGCCGGTTCCATCGGCGGCAGCGGTGCCGAGACCTGTACGTCGTACAACCTGCTCAAGGTGGCGCGGAACCTCTTCTTCCACGACCCGGACCCGAAGTACATGGAGTACTACGAGCGCACCCTGCTCAACCACATTCTCGGCTCGCGGCGGGACGCGGACAGCGGCACCAGTCCGAACGTCACCTACTTCGTGCCATTGTCCCCGGGCAACTCCCGGGGCTACGGCAACACCGGCACCTGCTGCGGCGGCTCGGGTCTGGAGAACCACACGAAGTACCAGGAGTCAATCTACTTCCGGGCCGCCGACAACTCGGCGCTCTACGTCAACCTGTACCTGGCGTCCGTCCTCACCTGGGAGGCGAACGGTTTCGTCATCCGGCAGGAGACCGACTACCCGAGGTCGGAGCAGAGCAAGCTGACCGTGAACGGTCGGGGCCGGCTCGACATCAAGCTCCGGGTGCCGGGCTGGGCGAAGGACTTCCAGGTCAAGATCAATGGCGTGGTACGCAAGGGGAAGGCGACCCCGGGCAGCTATCTGAGCATCCAGCGGAACTGGAAGCCCGGCGACACCATCGAGGTGTCGATCCCGTTCGACGTACGGGTGGAGAAGGCGCTGGACGCCCCGGAGGTCCAGTCCCTGTTCAACGGCCCGATCCTGCTCCCGGCGCTCAGCACCGCGACGTCGTTGCGGGACTTCTCGTTCTACCGGCACTACAACCGCAACGGGGATCTCTCCCGGGCGGTCCTGCCGGGCGACTCGAACACCTTCACCACGAACGACCACACGCTCCGGCCGCTCTACGTCGGCGACACCCAGGCGCACCACGTCTACTTCCGGCGCCACGAGCCGTCGATCGTCTTCGGTACGGAGGATTCCGGCGTCGCCAATGCCCGGCGCGAGGACGGTACGTCGTTCCTCGACGCGGTCTGGTCGGCGGCGCCCTTCGCCAGCCACAGCAGGTTCATGACGAAGGTCTCCCAGACCTCGACCGAGTGGGTACGGCTGGGCCTGATCACCAAGGACGATCGCTGGGACATCCTGCTGGCCGCCGGAAACGCCGAGGAGGAGTTGAACCCCTGA
- a CDS encoding mycothiol-dependent nitroreductase Rv2466c family protein — protein sequence MEKVTFYFDPRCPWCYQASRWARRLEALGEIELDWALYCLEVANLADGADPVPLGETARSATALRAAAAIGRKENSRAIGRFYQALGNRVWETSEPAKDRDLAVAESVEEAGFDRSLFAEALADPDTWLDVLDQHRHLVTEKGGIGLPTLILDGGAGPAIFGPVLSELPGDEDAVRIWRHLSWLAGYDNFFELKRHRTEQPNLPGWRVQPSKLTFGSRPWMPPVPDRPVVKAP from the coding sequence ATGGAGAAGGTCACGTTCTACTTCGACCCGCGCTGTCCCTGGTGTTACCAGGCCAGTCGGTGGGCCCGCCGGCTGGAGGCGCTCGGCGAGATCGAGCTCGACTGGGCGCTCTACTGCCTGGAGGTGGCCAACCTCGCCGACGGCGCCGACCCGGTACCGCTGGGCGAGACGGCCCGGTCGGCGACCGCGCTGCGGGCCGCCGCCGCGATCGGCCGGAAGGAGAACTCCCGGGCGATCGGGCGGTTCTACCAGGCGCTCGGCAACCGGGTCTGGGAGACCAGCGAGCCGGCGAAGGACCGGGACCTCGCGGTCGCCGAGTCGGTCGAGGAGGCCGGCTTCGACCGGTCGCTCTTCGCCGAGGCGCTCGCCGACCCGGACACCTGGCTCGACGTACTCGACCAGCACCGGCACCTGGTGACCGAGAAGGGCGGGATCGGGCTGCCGACGCTGATCCTCGACGGCGGCGCCGGGCCGGCCATCTTCGGCCCCGTGCTGAGCGAACTGCCGGGCGACGAGGACGCGGTACGGATCTGGCGGCACCTGTCCTGGCTCGCCGGGTACGACAACTTCTTCGAGCTGAAGCGGCACCGCACCGAGCAGCCGAACCTGCCGGGCTGGCGGGTCCAGCCGTCCAAGCTCACCTTCGGGTCGCGCCCCTGGATGCCACCCGTCCCGGACCGTCCGGTGGTGAAGGCCCCGTAG
- a CDS encoding helix-turn-helix transcriptional regulator, whose protein sequence is MDAQLLAGFLRTRRAALSPGEVGLPAAGRRRTPGLRREEVAALAGVSTDYYTRLEQQRATAVPSEVVVRSLTRALRLSQDERDHLYRLTGHPVPGRHKDDRHVAPALLSVLDALTDIPAQVMTDLGETLVQNSLARAVFGSPSAGNKLKASVIYRWFCEPAARDGYPVEDHGAESRALVADLRAAVTRRDDAPARSLVSHLLADSPEFTALWNLHDVAVLRRRRKRIRHPQVGLLEFDCQFLVDEDRSQILALFSPLPGTPTTERLTLLALAHDSFAVPTR, encoded by the coding sequence GTGGATGCTCAACTGCTGGCAGGGTTCCTGAGGACTCGCCGGGCCGCGCTGAGCCCCGGCGAGGTCGGCTTACCCGCGGCTGGCCGGCGGCGGACCCCCGGACTACGTCGAGAGGAAGTCGCTGCCCTGGCCGGCGTCTCGACCGACTACTACACCCGGCTCGAGCAGCAACGGGCCACCGCGGTGCCCTCCGAGGTCGTGGTGCGTTCATTGACCCGGGCGCTACGGCTGAGTCAAGACGAGCGCGACCACCTCTACCGGCTCACCGGTCACCCAGTTCCCGGACGCCACAAAGACGATCGGCATGTCGCTCCGGCGTTGCTCAGTGTCCTCGACGCGCTGACCGACATTCCGGCCCAGGTAATGACCGATCTCGGCGAGACTCTCGTGCAGAACAGCTTGGCGCGCGCCGTCTTTGGCAGTCCTTCCGCTGGTAACAAGTTGAAGGCGAGCGTCATCTACCGCTGGTTCTGCGAGCCCGCCGCACGGGACGGCTACCCCGTCGAGGACCATGGCGCGGAATCCCGCGCACTGGTTGCCGATCTGCGTGCCGCGGTCACGCGCCGCGACGATGCTCCCGCCCGGTCGCTGGTTTCGCACCTACTGGCCGACAGCCCGGAGTTCACCGCGCTCTGGAACCTACATGACGTTGCCGTACTGCGCCGTCGCCGCAAACGGATACGGCATCCTCAGGTCGGGCTGCTCGAGTTCGACTGCCAGTTCCTCGTTGACGAGGACCGTTCGCAAATCCTTGCCCTCTTCTCACCGCTGCCCGGAACTCCGACAACCGAGCGGCTCACGCTGCTTGCCCTCGCCCACGACTCATTCGCCGTCCCGACAAGATGA
- a CDS encoding nuclear transport factor 2 family protein, with translation MTEARARAHIERFNAAVASGDWSWLTASLHPDAVMTFVGPPVGPFVGRDAIAEAYATNPPDDTMRVLAVRTDAAAEVISFEWSRGGTGTLTIHRSADQITSLLIKFD, from the coding sequence ATGACCGAGGCCAGGGCGCGCGCCCACATCGAGCGGTTCAACGCGGCCGTCGCCAGTGGTGACTGGTCCTGGCTGACCGCCAGCCTCCATCCGGACGCGGTCATGACCTTCGTCGGCCCGCCGGTCGGCCCGTTCGTCGGCCGGGACGCCATCGCCGAGGCGTACGCGACGAATCCTCCGGACGACACGATGCGGGTCCTGGCCGTACGCACCGACGCGGCGGCCGAGGTGATCTCCTTCGAGTGGTCCCGTGGCGGCACCGGCACGCTCACCATCCACCGCAGCGCCGATCAGATCACCAGCCTCCTGATCAAGTTCGACTGA
- a CDS encoding GntR family transcriptional regulator yields MQAGDRIDRGSPLPMYYQLKQLILRDIERRGLQPGDRLLGDHELCARYDVSRTVVRQALTDLENEGLIERVKGRGTFVAHPKTAEGLVQSLTGLFEDVAARGGHLRSEVRRAEVLPADAAVAADLEMSPGDPVIHLERLRFVDNEPWVWTVTHLPAALAPGLVDEDLTDRSLYQVLEASYGVRLVRGVRSVEASVASAAQARLLGIRRGDPVLVLRSVSIGESGRPVESFLALHRGDRSRFQVELNRAAASGRAGTPLVLVTS; encoded by the coding sequence ATGCAGGCAGGGGACCGGATCGACCGCGGCTCGCCGCTGCCGATGTACTACCAGCTCAAGCAGTTGATCCTTCGGGACATCGAGCGACGGGGACTCCAGCCGGGTGATCGGCTCCTCGGCGACCATGAGCTGTGTGCCCGGTACGACGTCTCCCGTACGGTCGTCCGGCAGGCGCTGACCGACCTGGAGAACGAGGGCCTGATCGAGCGGGTCAAGGGTCGGGGCACCTTCGTCGCGCATCCGAAGACCGCCGAAGGGCTGGTCCAGTCGTTGACGGGGCTGTTCGAGGACGTCGCCGCCCGGGGCGGTCACCTGCGCAGCGAGGTACGCCGCGCCGAGGTGCTGCCGGCCGATGCCGCCGTCGCCGCCGACCTGGAGATGTCACCCGGTGATCCGGTGATCCACCTGGAGCGGCTGCGGTTCGTCGACAACGAACCCTGGGTCTGGACGGTGACCCACCTTCCGGCGGCACTCGCCCCGGGCCTGGTCGACGAGGACCTCACCGACCGCTCGCTCTACCAGGTGCTCGAAGCCTCCTACGGGGTACGGCTGGTCCGGGGTGTCCGGTCCGTCGAGGCGTCGGTGGCGAGTGCGGCCCAGGCGAGACTGCTCGGGATCCGGCGAGGTGATCCGGTGCTGGTGCTGCGCAGTGTGAGCATCGGTGAGTCGGGGCGCCCGGTAGAGAGCTTCCTCGCGCTGCACCGGGGCGACCGCAGCCGGTTCCAGGTCGAGTTGAACCGCGCCGCCGCCAGTGGCCGGGCCGGCACTCCGCTCGTACTCGTCACGTCCTGA
- a CDS encoding glucose-6-phosphate isomerase family protein, which translates to MSTSATPPLQPFAIRFGADNATLEPQGPTLQRRMSDLEGLFADRRAWEQAVADGDPVVYTVVSSPVPETARELPQSITTIFPGDTGGEFWMTKGHQHPDPQGEIYLGLEGHGGLLLFDGERAEWLDISPGVIGYIPPGWAHRSVNVGDEPYRFLAVYPGSAGHDYGWVLTHGMGLRARRSADRVELVPFGTPAGTAGPTARSH; encoded by the coding sequence GTGAGTACAAGCGCCACCCCGCCGCTCCAGCCCTTCGCGATCCGGTTCGGCGCCGACAACGCCACGCTGGAACCGCAGGGGCCGACCCTCCAGCGGCGGATGTCCGACCTTGAGGGGTTGTTCGCGGACCGCCGCGCCTGGGAACAGGCGGTCGCGGACGGCGACCCCGTGGTCTACACGGTCGTCTCCTCACCGGTGCCGGAGACCGCCCGGGAGCTGCCGCAGTCGATCACCACGATCTTTCCGGGGGACACCGGCGGCGAGTTCTGGATGACCAAGGGACACCAGCACCCCGACCCGCAGGGCGAGATCTACCTCGGGTTGGAGGGTCACGGCGGCCTGCTGCTCTTCGACGGCGAGCGGGCCGAATGGCTGGACATCAGCCCCGGAGTGATCGGTTACATCCCGCCGGGCTGGGCGCACCGCAGCGTCAACGTCGGCGACGAGCCGTACCGGTTCCTCGCCGTCTATCCCGGCAGCGCCGGACACGACTACGGCTGGGTGCTCACCCACGGCATGGGTCTGCGGGCCCGCCGCTCCGCAGACCGGGTCGAACTCGTCCCGTTCGGCACCCCGGCAGGTACCGCCGGACCCACCGCCCGCTCCCACTGA